ACCGCTCGGACGCGAGCGGTTTTTTTGTCTCGACCTCTCTGTCGGGCCGCGCATTGCATAACGTGAGGCTTGCATGTCGCGGGTCGGCTGAGGGGTCGAGGGCCGAATTCTTATCCTGCTTAGAGTGCTGCAAAGAAAGGAACTGCCATGACTTGATTCAAGAATGGCGAAATTAATCTACGCTTCAGAATATAAAAAAATTTGCTTGACACATTAAACTAAGTCTGATAAACTTAGTTTAAGAGGAAAGGAGGTTTATTATGAAAATGGTTAATATTCACGAAGCAAAAACACATCTTTCCGCTCTTGTGGAAGAAGCGGCAGCCGGAAAACCATTCATCATCGCAAAAGCCGGTCACCCGATGGTAACGGTGACTTCGTACATACCAATAGAGCCCAAACCCCGAATAGGATTTTTAAAAGGGCAGATCAAAATACCAAAAGACTTTGACCGTATGGGTGAGAAAGAAATTGAGGCAATGTTTGGTGAAGAGGCATGAGGTTACTACTGGATACGCATATCTTGCTACGGACCGCAGCCGGAAAATTATCTTCAACGATTACACAGTATGTTAATGATAAAGAAAATAAGCTTTTTTTCAGTTCTGCAAGCATTTGGGAAATCGGAATCAAACACGCTTTAAATCGGAACGATTTTGTTGTTGACCCCAATGTTTTCTACAAAGCTCT
The Fusobacteriaceae bacterium DNA segment above includes these coding regions:
- a CDS encoding type II toxin-antitoxin system prevent-host-death family antitoxin; protein product: MKMVNIHEAKTHLSALVEEAAAGKPFIIAKAGHPMVTVTSYIPIEPKPRIGFLKGQIKIPKDFDRMGEKEIEAMFGEEA
- a CDS encoding type II toxin-antitoxin system VapC family toxin, with amino-acid sequence MRLLLDTHILLRTAAGKLSSTITQYVNDKENKLFFSSASIWEIGIKHALNRNDFVVDPNVFYKALLDAGYVELPIIGQHAVLAASLPMLHKDPFDRILLAQATIEGISLLTSDEIVARYEGPVLFVK